In Aspergillus fumigatus Af293 chromosome 4, whole genome shotgun sequence, one genomic interval encodes:
- a CDS encoding nuclear transport factor 2 family protein, whose protein sequence is MRLTSIVLFSLVSLGFARDPSDITHSPNRSKAKGAQLESYCPGQDADEDLQREIFNQFIQTLYENKNVPEAFETYVDPDLTEHGPYEQSRDEVVESLSQIIPTSTFTVVHSSYGGDIGFVHVRIGDEGAPPAAALADIYRMDGTCIVEHWDVLQNLPENSTNPNALF, encoded by the coding sequence ATGCGTCTGACTTCTATTGTGCTCTTTTCCCTGGTCTCCTTGGGCTTTGCCAGGGATCCCTCCGATATTACGCACTCCCCAAACCGCTCGAAGGCCAAAGGAGCACAACTTGAGTCATATTGCCCTGGTCAAGACGCTGATGAAGACTTGCAACGCGAAATATTCAACCAATTCATCCAAACGCTCTACGAGAACAAGAATGTGCCGGAGGCTTTCGAGACATATGTCGACCCCGATCTGACGGAGCATGGTCCCTATGAACAAAGCCGTGATGAAGTCGTGGAAAGTCTGTCTCAAATCATCCCCACCTCTACGTTCACGGTTGTGCACTCATCTTATGGTGGAGACATTGGGTTCGTCCACGTCAGAATAGGAGACGAAGGCGCGccgccagctgctgctcttgcGGACATATATCGTATGGACGGGACCTGCATTGTCGAGCATTGGGACGTTCTCCAAAATCTCCCGGAAAATTCCACGAACCCGAATGCCCTGTTCTGA
- a CDS encoding GNAT family N-acetyltransferase — MACTLVPINLHNPEEYAELQAQRVQCGWDAEDSKILAWREKQDQNLKSFFWITLPAPSPPRDSADDHPDEKRTIRAGHISLDAYADPPDPELACADKSVMTIQTFFILPEYRRNGLGRKAMDLVEGMASQEPWGSPACRFVTVNAVSRRYFYEDWPEKRALWETWADNPPAMCNVDWYTRRGYVHWKTEPRYPERLKSGEEVKILADFLRKAITR, encoded by the coding sequence ATGGCCTGCACCCTAGTCCCCATCAACCTGCACAATCCAGAAGAGTACGCCGAGCTACAGGCCCAGCGCGTCCAATGCGGCTGGGACGCAGAAGACAGCAAGATCCTCGCCTGGCGCGAGAAGCAAGACCAGAACCTGAAATCGTTCTTTTGGATCACACTTCCCGCCCCATCTCCTCCAAGGGACAGTGCAGACGACCACCCAGATGAGAAACGCACGATCCGCGCAGGCCACATATCCCTGGACGCCTACGCCGACCCTCCAGACCCCGAACTCGCCTGCGCCGACAAGTCCGTCATGACGATCCAGACTTTTTTTATTCTGCCGGAGTACCGGCGGAACGGTCTTGGAAGAAAAGCCATGGACCTGGTTGAGGGGATGGCGAGCCAGGAGCCGTGGGGGAGTCCGGCCTGCCGCTTTGTGACGGTCAATGCGGTGAGCAGACGATATTTCTACGAAGATTGGCCTGAGAAACGTGCGCTGTGGGAGACGTGGGCGGACAATCCGCCGGCAATGTGCAATGTGGATTGGTATACGCGGCGGGGGTACGTGCACTGGAAGACGGAGCCGCGGTATCCAGAGCGATTGAAGAGCGGggaggaggtcaagatctTGGCAGATTTTTTGAGGAAGGCGATTACTCGATAG
- the ScwA gene encoding protein ScwA: MHDLYRFVDHAKSVDNALLFRRSTAPSFANQGIKGLNNRAWSHHHHHHHHQRSFSPQHGLLISQAQLSDSNQLQNAVLYYPLPPRRCWHDHGCPFCRAYVSQPLQSNHPTNEPGRQSNHNGLAGVNVENNKIPVNVDVPIKGNNVANGVANDVLKDGVDVEHVADAVNAGVLGNANQVAPQGF, translated from the exons ATGCATGATCTCTATAGATTTGTTGATCATGCGAAGTCCGTTGACAACGCCTTACT attcagaagATCAACAGCCCCCTCATTTGCCAACCAAGGTATAAAAGGCCTGAACAATCGAGCCTGgtcccatcatcatcatcatcatcatcatcaacgcagTTTCTCACCTCAACACGGCCTTCTCATCTCTCAAGCTCAACTGTCAGACTCCAACCAACTCCAAAATGCAGTTCTCTACTatcctctccctcctcgccgTTGCTGGCATGACCATGGCTGCCCCTTCTGTCGCGCGTACGTCTCCCAACCCCTACAGAGTAACCACCCAACTAACGAACCAGGTCGCCAATCTAATCACAACGGTCTTGCCGGCGTCAACGTTGAGAATAACAAAATCCCCGTCAACGTCGACGTCCCCATCAAGGGCAACAACGTTGCCAACGGCGTTGCCAACGATGTGCTCAAGGACGGCGTGGACGTCGAGCACGTCGCCGATGCGGTGAATGCCGGTGTACTGGGCAATGCAAACCAGGTTGCTCCCCAGGGCTTCTAG
- the dppIV gene encoding prolyl dipeptidyl peptidase DppIV, with protein sequence MKWSILLLVGCAAAIDVPRQPYAPTGSGKKRLTFNETVVKRAISPSAISVEWISTSEDGDYVYQDQDGSLKIQSIVTNHTQTLVPADKVPEDAYSYWIHPNLSSVLWATNYTKQYRHSYFADYFIQDVQSMKLRPLAPDQSGDIQYAQWTPTGDAIAFVRDNNVFVWTNASTSQITNDGGPDLFNGVPDWIYEEEILGDRFALWFSPDGAYLAFLRFNETGVPTFTVPYYMDNEEIAPPYPRELELRYPKVSQTNPTVELNLLELRTGERTPVPIDAFDAKELIIGEVAWLTGKHDVVAVKAFNRVQDRQKVVAVDVASLRSKTISERDGTDGWLDNLLSMAYIGPIGESKEEYYIDISDQSGWAHLWLFPVAGGEPIALTKGEWEVTNILSIDKPRQLVYFLSTKHHSTERHLYSVSWKTKEITPLVDDTVPAVWSASFSSQGGYYILSYRGPDVPYQDLYAINSTAPLRTITSNAAVLNALKEYTLPNITYFELALPSGETLNVMQRLPVKFSPKKKYPVLFTPYGGPGAQEVSKAWQALDFKAYIASDPELEYITWTVDNRGTGYKGRAFRCQVASRLGELEAADQVFAAQQAAKLPYVDAQHIAIWGWSYGGYLTGKVIETDSGAFSLGVQTAPVSDWRFYDSMYTERYMKTLESNAAGYNASAIRKVAGYKNVRGGVLIQHGTGDDNVHFQNAAALVDTLVGAGVTPEKLQVQWFTDSDHGIRYHGGNVFLYRQLSKRLYEEKKRKEKGEAHQWSKKSVL encoded by the exons ATGAAG TGGTCAATTCTCCTTTTGGTCGGCTGCGCTGCCGCCATTGACGTCCCTCGTCAACCATATGCCCCTACTGGAAGCGGCAAGAAACGACTGACCTTCAACGAGACGGTCGTCAAGCGAGCCATTTCCCCCTCGGCCATCTCGGTCGAGTGGATTTCTACCTCCGAGGATGGGGATTATGTCTACCAAGACCAGGACGGCAGTCTGAAAATCCAGAGCATCGTCACCAACCACACGCAGACCCTCGTCCCTGCGGACAAAGTGCCAGAGGATGCCTACAGCTACTGGATCCATCCCAATCTCTCCTCCGTGCTCTGGGCTACCAACTACACCAAGCAATACCGGCACTCGTACTTTGCCGACTACTTTATCCAGGACGTGCAGTCGATGAAATTGCGACCGCTCGCCCCAGACCAGTCCGGCGACATCCAGTACGCTCAGTGGACTCCCACCGGCGACGCCATCGCCTTTGTCCGCGACAACAACGTCTTCGTCTGGACCAATGCCTCGACTAGCCAGATTACCAATGACGGCGGGCCGGATCTCTTCAATGGCGTCCCGGACTGGATctacgaggaggagatcctcgGCGACCGGTTTGCGCTCTGGTTCTCGCCGGACGGGGCGTACCTCGCCTTCCTGCGGTTCAATGAGACCGGTGTCCCAACCTTCACCGTGCCGTACTACATGGACAACGAGGAGATTGCGCCGCCGTACCCAcgcgagctggagctgcggtATCCCAAGGTGTCGCAGACGAACCCTACCGTCGAGCTGAACCTGCTGGAGCTCCGTACCGGCGAGCGGACGCCTGTCCCGATCGACGCCTTTGACGCAAAGGAGCTGATCATCGGCGAGGTGGCGTGGTTGACGGGGAAGCATGACGTCGTGGCTGTCAAGGCGTTCAACCGCGTGCAGGACCGGCAAAAGGTCGTCGCTGTGGATGTGGCCTCGCTCAGGTCCAAGACAATTAGTGAGCGCGACGGCACGGACGGATGGCTGGATAACCTGCTCTCCATGGCGTACATCGGGCCCATCGGcgagtccaaggaggagTACTACATTGACATCTCGGACCAGTCCGGCTGGGCGCATCTCTGGCTGTTTCCTGTCGCCGGAGGCGAGCCCATCGCCCTGACCAAGGGCGAGTGGGAAGTCACCAATATCCTTAGCATCGACAAGCCGCGCCAGCTGGTCTACTTCCTGTCGACCAAACACCACAGCACCGAGCGCCACCTCTACTCCGTCTCCTGGAAGACGAAAGAAATCACCCCCTTAGTCGACGACACCGTCCCCGCCGTCTGGtccgcctccttctcctcgcaGGGCGGATACTACATCCTCTCTTACCGCGGGCCCGACGTGCCCTACCAAGACCTCTACGCCATCAACTCCACCGCGCCCCTGCGCACCATCACCAGCAACGCGGCCGTGCTCAACGCCTTGAAGGAATACACCTTGCCGAACATTACCTACTTCGAGCTCGCCCTTCCCAGCGGCGAAACCCTCAACGTCATGCAGCGCCTCCCCGTCAAGTTCTcccccaagaagaagtacCCCGTTCTCTTCACCCCCTACGGCGGTCCCGGCGCACAAGAAGTCTCCAAAGCCTGGCAAGCCCTCGACTTCAAGGCCTACATTGCCTCAGACCCCGAACTCGAGTATATCACCTGGACGGTTGACAACCGCGGCACGGGCTACAAGGGCCGCGCATTCCGGTGCCAAGTTGCCAGCCGGCTGGGCGAGCTCGAAGCCGCCGACCAGGTCTTCGCCGCGCAGCAGGCCGCCAAGCTCCCTTATGTCGACGCACAGCACATCGCCATATGGGGATGGAGTTACGGCGGCTATCTGACGGGCAAGGTCATCGAGACCGACAGTGGGGCGTTCTCGCTTGGTGTGCAGACCGCTCCGGTTTCGGACTGGCGATTCTATGATTCGATGTACACGGAGCGGTATATGAAGACGCTGGAGAGCAACGCGGCAGGGTACAATGCCAGTGCGATCCGGAAGGTAGCAGGCTACAAGAATGTGCGTGGTGGGGTGCTGATCCAGCATGGGACGGGTGACGATAATGTGCATTTCCAGAATGCGGCGGCGCTGGTGGACACCCTTGTTGGGGCGGGAGTGACAccggagaagctgcaggtGCAGTGGTTTACAGACTCGGATCATGGGATTCGGTACCATGGGGGGAATGTGTTCTTGTATCGGCAGTTGTCCAAGAGGCTgtacgaggagaagaagcggaaggaGAAGGGTGAGGCGCATCAGTGGAGCAAGAAGTCTGTTCTGTAG